Genomic window (Muntiacus reevesi chromosome X, mMunRee1.1, whole genome shotgun sequence):
gaatgaagcagggcaaaggctagtagagttctgccaagagaatgcactggtcatagcaaacatcctcttccaacaacacaagagaagattctacacatggacatcaacagatggccaacaccgaaatcagattgattatattctttgcagccaaagatggagacgctctatacagtcagcaaaaacaagactgggaactgactgtggctcagatcatgaactccttattgccaaattcagacttaaattgaagaaagtagggaaaaccactagatcattcaggtatgacctaaatcaaatcccttatgattatacagtggaagcgacaaatagatttaagggactagatctgatagacagagtgcctgatgaactatggatggaggttcgtaacactgtacaggagacagggatcaagagcatccctaagagaaagaaatgcaaaacagcaaaatgactgtctgaggaggcctcacaaatagcttaCAAATAGCATTACAAAtgactgtgaaaagaagtgaaacaaaaagcaaaggagaaaaggaaagatacccacttgaatgcagacttcaaaagaatagcaaggagagataagaaagccttcctcagtgatcagtgcaaagaaatagaagaaaacaatagaatgggaaacactagagatctcttcaaaaaaattagagatactaagggaacatttcatgcaaagatgggctcaataaaggacagaaatggaatgcaccaaacagaagcagaagatattaagaagaggtgggaagaatacacagaagaattgtgcagaaaagatcttcatgacccagataatcacgatgttgtgatcactcacctagagccagacatcctggaatgtgaagtcaagtgggcattaggaagcatcactatgaataaagctagtggaggtgatagaatttcagttgagctatttcaaatcctgaaagatgatgctgtgaaagtgttgcactcaatatgtcagcaaatttggaaaactcagcagtggtcacaggactggaaaaagtcagttttcattccaattccaaagaaaggcaatgttaaagaatgctcaaactactgcataattgcagtcatctcacacactagtgaagtaatgctcaaaattctccaagccaggcttcagcaatacgtgaacttccaggtgttcaagctggttttagaaaaggcagaggaaccagagatcaatttgccaacatccgctggatcatcaaaaaagtaagagagttccagaaaaacatatatttctgctttattgactatgccaacgtctttgactgtgtggatcacagtaagctgtagaaaattctgaaagagatgggaatacaagaccacctgacctgcctcttgagaaatctgtttgcaggccaggaagcaatggttagaactggacatggaacaacagtctagttccaaataggaaaaggagtacatcaaggctgtatattgtcaccctgcttatttaacttatatgcagtgtacatcatgagaaacactgggctggatcaagcacaagctggaatcaagattgccgggagaaatataagtaacctcagatatccagatgacaccacccttgcggcaaaaagtgaagaaaaactaaagagtctcttgatgaaagtgaaggaggagagtgataaagttggcttaaagctcaacattcagaaaactaagatcatggcatctagtcccttcacttcatgggaaatagatggggaaacagtgaaaacagtggcaaattttattttcttgtgctccaaaatcattgacgatggtgactgcagtcatgaaattaaaaacacttgctatttggaagaaaagctatcaccaacctagacagcatattaaaaagcagagacattactttatcaacaaaggtccatctagtcaaagctatagtttttccagtagttatatatgggTGTGAgggttggattataaagaaaactgagcactgaaaaattgatgcttttgaactgtggtgttggagaagactcatgagagttccttgggctgcaaggagatccagccagtccatcctaaaggaaatcaatcctgaatattcatcggaaggactgatgctgaagctgaaactccaatactttggccacctgatgcgaagaactgactccttggaaaagaccctgatgctgggaaaggttgaaggcaggaggagaaggggacgatagaagatgagatagttggatggcatcaccaacttatggaaatgagttttagcaagctctgggagttggtgatggacagtgaggcctggtgtgctacagtccataaaatcacaaaaagtctgacaatactgagtgactgaactggtcTGAAAGTCATAGTTAAGGCAGCCATGTCTGTACTGAGAGGGCTTTCCTAGGCGAACTTTTCCTAGggccttttccaggcaagattactggactgggttgtcatttccttctccagaggatcatcccaactcagggatccaacccaggtctcttgcactccaggcagacgctttactgtctgagccaccatggaagcccagggGAACATGTACAGTAAAAGAGAACATTGTATCAACAAACTCTGGGGATCAAAAAGAAATCTTGTTAGATCAGTGACATACTCTCCAAagtctgcaatgcaagaaaccttcAGTTGTCCTTCCTTTCTTTAACAAGGGGCAATTATTATCCACAGAGCAAGATTATTGTATGAAGGCTGAGACCTGCTTTACTTCCCTTTTGATGCCATCCATTGGAATATTACACTAAGTATAAGTaagtaagagaaaaaataattttggataGAATGAGAGATGACAGCTACTTTCACACACTCCTGGCAGGACTGGGAGGCAGCTAGAGTATGCATCAAGATTTGAATATAAACACTGTAGAatttgtagattttatttttaaaatatcttctgatCAAACAGACAGATGTACactgattattaaaaatatttattgcagcTATATGTGAAAAtgtgtaaaactgaaaaaaaatatacatcCATGAATATTTGGTTGTATGTGTGCTatgtgtgctaagccacttcagtcatgtcaaactctttgttaCCTTATGGAGTCTAgctcaccaggcacctctgtccatgggattctcatgccctcctccagggaatcttcccgacccatggatcaaatccacatctcttatgtctcctgcattggcaggcagatactttatcactagcgctacctgaagtagattcaagggattagatctgatagacagagtgcctgaagaactatggatggaggtatgTAATATTGTTCAGGAGGTTTTAATcaaaaacatccccaagaaaaagaaatgcaaaaaggcaaatggctgtctgaggaggccttagaaatagctgagaaaagaagagaagctaaagacaaaggagaaaaggaaacatataccctTCTGAatgagagttccagagaatatcaaggggagataagaaagcctttttgagTGAacagtgcaaacaaatagaggaaaacaatagaatgggaaggactaaagatctcttcaagaaaagtagagataccaagggaacatttcatgcaaagatgggcacagtacagaacagaaatggtatagacctaacagaagcagaagatattaagaagaggtgggaagaatacacagaagaactatacaaagaagatcctaatgacccaaataactacaacagtgtgatcactcacctagagccagacatcctggagtgtgaagccaagttTGTCTTAAGAAGCACCACTAGGAACAAACCTagaagaggtgatggaattcctgctgagatatttcaaattctaaaagatgatgccgttaaagtgatgcactcaatatgccagcaaatttggaaaactcagcagtggccacaggattggaaaaggtcagttttcattccaaacccaaagatgAGCATTGCCAAAAAAATGTTCacagtaccacacaattgcactcatttcatgtgctagcaaagtgatgctcaaaagcCTTCAAGCTAGCTTCAgtggtatgtgaaccaagaatttccagacatacaggctggatttagaaaagactgtggaaccagagatcagattgccaacatccgttgaaacatagaaaaagctagagataTCCAAAAAAaccacatctacttctgctttattcacatcactaaagcctttgaatgtgtaaaTCACAGcacactgtggaaaatccttaaagtgatgggaatacctgaccaccttacctgcttcttgagaaacctgtatgcaggtcaagaagcaacagttagaatcggacatggaagaacagcctggttccaaattgggaaaggagtatgtcaaggctgtatactgtcaccctgctgatttaattatatgcagagaatatcatgccaaatgctggactggatggagcacaaactggaatcaagattgttgggagaaatatcagtaacctcaaatatgccaTAACACACTCTTATTTGCacaaagttaagaggaactaaagagcctcttgatgaaagtgaagaggagagtgaaaaacctgtcttaaaactcaacattcaaaaactgaagatcatggcatctggttccatcatttcatggcaaatggatggggaaacaatgcaaaacagtgacagactttatttccttgggctccaaaatcactgggatggtgactgcagccatgaaatgaaaatacacctcttccctggaagaaaagcaatgacaaacctagacagcatattaaaatgcagagacattacttttctgacaaaggtccgtatagtcaaagctatggcttttccagtagtcatgtacggagaTGAGAGTTGCAcgataaaaaaggctgagtgtccAAGACTTGattcctttgaactgtggttctggacaaggttcttgagagtcccttagactgcaaggagtcaatcctaaaggaaatcaaccgtgaatatttgtttgaaggactgatgctgaagctgaagctccaatactttggccacttgattcaaggtgccaactcactggaatagaccctgatgctgggaacgattgaaggaaggaggagaaggagatgacagaggatgaggtgattgggtggcatcaccaaatcaatgggcgtgaatttgagcaaactttgagaAATGGTGAAACACAAgtaagcttggtgtgctgcagtccatacagTTGAAAAAGTTGGACGCAACTAAGCAAGTAAGCCGAGCGCaacctatagcccaccaggcacttctgtccatgtggattctccagtcaagaatattggagtgggttgccatgccctcctccagggaatcttcccaacccagggatcaaacccaagtatcccatattgcaggcagattatttaccctctgagccaccagggtagcccattTGATTGAATTTGTTGTTCATTCCCTCAATCATATCTGatttttgtgtccccatggactgcagcttgccaggcctccctgtcctttaccatctcccagatcctgctcaaactcatgcccactgagtcagtgatgctatccaaccatctcaccctaaTAAAGCTGTCTAATTCCATGCATGAAGTGATATGAATTTAAAACTATAAGTATGCCTTGAAATCTTCAGGCCACACTCACTAAAACACGTGGCCTATGTATAGAAACTGTTAACATCACAAACAGCATAGCCCagtatttttggggggggggttattAGAGTATTGTACATATGCTTTTTGTATCAGTCCAGACTCATAAAGGAGCTGATGCTAAAGCAGAATTCAAAATGCAAGAAATTTATTAGGAGAAGTGACGTGAGAGAAAGTGTTATTTCAGGGGAAGTTGGGAGAGCCACTGCATTCAGATCCTGGTATGAATGCCAATGAAAGAGAGACAAGGACTAATGCCTGGGTGGAAGCATCTTAAAGGGTGCAACACTTCTCAGTACAGTTTGCAAGGTCACTGGGGAGTCTTTGAGTCAATGTTGGCCATCAACTTCTGCTTTTTGCCAACCCTGCAGAACTAGTGGTAATGTCCCACTTGTGACAATCAAAACTCACCCTCCATATATGAAACAATGGTTGGCAAAATGTTGTACATCAGGCAATTTGAAGGACAGTGATCCctgagagagaagaaacaaaagaggTGTGAACAGTGACTGTCCCAGCTTACTGCCTAGAGTTTTTAGTTTGCTGCCGCACATGGAGGGGAACCTAGCTGGAGTCAGTGGAGACCTGACTTCAGAAGACAGAGCTGAGGTCTCAGGAGATGAAGGCAACTAGGGGTCAATGGGTGCCAGACAGGAGAATGCTACAAAGtgagagaatcccagggatcgtCAAAGTGTCATGTACTCAGTCCATGCATGTGAGGCCAGGGAAAGTACATCTGAAAGAAGTAGAGAGAACACTGCCTAGTGCTTGGACTCAGATGGTCATAGTGCCTTTCTGAGTCAGCCAGAGTGGAAAACCTCAGGATTCATGGGACACTGGGTTAGGACTCAGAAGGcgagttcagttcatttcattcaGGACTCAGTagtgggagttcagttcagttcagtcactcagttgtgtccgactctttgcaagcccatggactgcagcacaccagcctccctgtccatcaccaactcctggaccttgctcaaactcatgtccatcaattcggtgatgccatccaaccatcttatcctctgtcatccccttctcctcctgccttcaatcttttccagcatcagcgtctttttcaaggagtcagtcctttgcatcagatggccaaagtgttggaggttcagcttcagcatccgtccttccgatgaatagtcaggactgatttttctttagcattgacttgtttgatctccttgcagttgaagggacactcaagagtcttctccaataccacagttcagaagcgtcaattcttttgcgctcagttttctttatgatccaactctcacatccatacatgactactggaaaaaccatagctttgactatactgacctttgctggcaaagtagtgtctctgctttttaatatgctgtctaggttggtcatagcttttcttccaaggagcaagcatcttttaatttcatggctgcagtcaccatctgcagcaattctGGGGCCTaagataataaagtctgtcactgtttccattgtttccctatctatttgccatgaagtgatgggacaggatgccatgatcttagttttttgaatgctgagttttcagtctgctttttcaccctcctctttcattttcatgaggaggttcttgatgagatctcttgTTTTATCAAGTGATGAAACTACTCCAAGGAGTGGGAGTAATGAGTCCAGTTTTGAGCACTGCTCCAGTTTTCCCTAACAAATAAGATTGAACATAAGGAAATGAATAATTGAGTCATCAAAcagacaaacaagcaaataagtaagtgaataagtaaataatattgGAGAGGAGGGTAATGCTTACTTTCACACAATGCTGGTATCAGCTGGAAGCCAGGCTAGGAATATGCATCAAGATGGAAGTGGCTTTGGAATTGGGCAGCGGGGAGAGGCTGGAAAAATTTGTAGATGGTTGATAGAAAAAGTCTGGATTGCCTCAAAGAAACTGATGGGAGAAATAGGAATACTGTGTTTTTGCTGAGGTCTCAGATACAcctcccaggtgacgctagtggtaaagaatactcctgccGATGCTGGAGACtcctgttccatccctgggtcaagaagatctgtcagagaaggaaagggcgacccactccagttttcttgcctggggaatctcatggacagaggagactggtgggctacagttcatggggttacaaagagtcggacaggactgaagcaaattagcacacaGCACTGGCCAAAGAACCTAGCATGTCTGGTATCTACCTGTTTAAGATATGAATTCTAGGTATTTTCTAAAAGAACTAGAAGATTTAGAAAAGTTAATTTAATCTTAATATCTGAATAACGATTTACTGATTGAATTTAACACATGATGAATAAGAGAAATGAatagctttaaatatttttaccctGCACAATGTTAGGTATAACTAGGTATTTAATAAGCATAGCATATTATGGCGAAAATCATTAAAGACAAGTAACTTCCTAGTTCTCTTCCATCCAACCCCCAGTGCTGACCATGTCACCTTGAATGGGACTGTATTGTAACAGGGGTCATCAAGGACGTCACTGTGGACTTCAGCAGGGAGGAGTAACAGCACTTGGACCCTTTACAGACGTGCCTGCGCCAGGATGTGACACTGGAGACCTACAGCCAACTGTGCGCAATGGGTGAGTAAGCACAGCTGCCCTCTGCACCTTCCAGGGGCCTCAGAGAGGCTGCTTGCAGTCTCAGCTGCTGAAGGCTCTGGGGCATCTGAAGTGTGTAATGGTGCCATCTTTGATTTGCCCGAGATACTTCAGTCCTTTTACACTTCTTGGTTACTCTATTCCCAGGGAAATGGGATTACTTTCCTGAAGAGCAAATAGGAGCCTGGTTGAAAGGCCCTGAAACCCAGTTAACTGGACCCATCCGTGTCATGTCCTATTCACAGAGAACCAAGTTCCCAAACTAGAGGTCACCTTCAAGCTGGAGCAAGGAGACGGCGCATGGACACGGGAGGAGGAAAGCCCACATCACGGCTGCTCAGATGTGTGACCTGAGTAGCTGGGGGACGTGGAGTAGATCTGTTTTTCTAGGAGAGGCTGACGCCTTTGAAAGGCTCTGAAGATAATCTGTCTTGAAGGTTCTAAGAGCGCCCGTGACTCCTTTCCCAGAGTTCTCTGCGCCATGAAGCGCCCGCCTGGAACTCGGGGCACTTTGTGTTGGCTGCAGCCGTTATAACAAGATGGCAGCGCCGGCGGAGTGACCAGGGGTCCCTCCTGGCGGCAGCCGGCGGCACTGGTGGCGGTGGTATCGCTGCCATAACTTCACGGCTCCCCTTTACCAGCCCCCGAAGTCGTCGCCAGAAGCCAGAGGCTCAGCCGGCTAACGGTGAGAACCCCCTCAATGGTCTGTGGGCTGTCAACGGTTGGTGGGCTGGTGAAAAGAAACCTGACCGTAGCGGTGGTCAGGTTCCCCTTGGCCGATTCTGGGCCCTGTAACGCTGAGAAACAGCCAGCGTTCCCTGTTTCCTGCCTGCCTTCACAGTCTTGCCCCGTGGACGAACCCTAAGGGCATCCATCGTCCCTTTAGAGGTGTCAGAGCTTAGCCTCAACTCTATCTTTGTCTCTCAGGATGGAGAGCAGCAGCAGACCCAAGACTGATTTCACTGTCGGAGGGAGATATAAACTTGTTCGGGAGATCGGGTGTGGCTCCTTTGGGGACGTTTATTTGGCGATAGACCTCACCAGCCACGAGGAAGTGGCAGTAAAACTAGAATCACAGAATGCGAGGCAGCCCCGGTTGGTACATGAGACGGAGCTCTATAATATTCTTCAAGGTGGGGTTGGCATCCCCCAGATACGGTGGTCTGGTCAGGATGCGGACTCTAATGTGCTAGTCATGGATCTTCTGGGACCCAGCCTTGAAGACCTCTTCAATTTCTGTTCGAGAAAGTTCACGATGAAAACTGTACTTATGTTAGCTGATCAGATGATCAGTAGACTCgaatatgtacatacacacaatctGATACACAGAGACATTAAACCAGATAACTTCCTAATGGGTACTGGGAAGCAGTGGAAGAAATTATTCCTTATTGATTTTGGTTTGGCCAAGAAGTACAGAGACAGTAGGACAGGGCAACACATATCGTACAGAAAGGGTAAAAGGCTCACTGGCACGCCTCCCTATGCTAGCATCCGTGCACATCTTGGTAGTGAACAGAGTCGCCGAGATGACATGGAATCATTAGGATATGTTTTGATGTATTTTAATAGAGCCAGCCTGCCATGGCAAGGACTACAGGCTGCAACAATGAAGGAAAGATATGAAAAGATTAGAGAAATGAAGATGGCCACACCTGTTGATGTTTTATGCAACGGATTTCCTGTAGAATTTGCCATGTACTTTAAGCATTGTCATGGGCTGTCCTTTGAGGAAGCCCCGGATTACACATACCTGAGGCAGCTATTCCGCCTTCTTTTCAGGACCCTGAATTACCAACATGACTATGCATTTGATTGGATAGTGTTAAAGCAGAAAGCAGAACAGCAGGCTGCCTCTTCAAGTGGGCAGTGTCAGCAGGCCCAAACACCTACAGGCAATGAGACTGACAAAaccaaaagtgaagtgaaaggttCATAAGCATGAATCAAGGAACAGAGGACACAGAACAGGAGACTGGAGCACCAAATTCATTTCCCTCTAAACTGGTTCTGGTTAGCAGAGATGGTCTCCTCTGAGTTGAAAGCTTTGTCATTAATAAACATGGCACCcagtttttcatttcactttttcaaGTGGAAAAGTTCACTAAAtgcttgacacacacacacattggtggGAAAATTGTGCCTATGccaattttaattaaattcttttattttgaacTATACTGCTTTGAGAGATCTCATTTCAGAAGAATAGCCTGTACAGTTGCTATGGTTGTTAATGCATTCTGTGGGTTTATCCATCCCTGGGGTTTGCAGGTTGTTCACTTAAAACATTCTTAATATGGTTGACTTCTTTGTTTGCAAGCCAGCTGATATGGTCGTAATCAATATTCCAAGTCTGAGCATATGAACAACTCTGCTTGCTTACTTGAGCTGGAAATAACAGCCTCTGAAGTGAAGACTTAAGAAAAACTTAGTGACTACTAGATTATCCTTAGGATTCGGCGTTAACTCTATAATGttcttggtattttaaaaaagcGTGTTTGTCACAGAATTTTAGTTAACATCTTAAACTGAACATGTATACATGTTGCTTACATAAACGTAGTCATTGTAAACATCTACATGACCtgggatttgtttttattttgaaatggaaGCTTTTTGGCTTACAGATTCATTAAAAATTGtaaactgtttctttaaaaacaaaaaaaacaagcttTAAACTTTTAGAAGTGCTTAGACAGGGTTAACAGAAGCCCCTTTGATACTTAAATGCCATCTCCCAGTATGACccttgccaacatccactgtctTCTTTGCCTGGCTTTTTGGCAGGAGAGCTATCtgcccttcccccatccctgtAGCCTGGATCAAGGTGCTACCGTCTCAAGCACCTTGCtttcttagttatttttttccttccctaatATTTTGTGCTTCTTCTgtcctgcctgcccctcccccaccatagATTTTGTCCTTATGCAATGGGAATCCATATATCTGCTTCCTTTCAAAACCACCAATTCCTGCTTTTGCTCCTGCCAATccctttccatttcctcctcagctTTTCACCTGTCATCTAGAACCAGTCTCATTTCATTTCACACATGTCAAGAGTGACATCAGATTCTATACTCTTGCTCATCAGCCTATGTCTCATCCTCAGTTGCTAACTTCCTGGtgtttgtgcttcagtttctcttATAATCAGCTACTTTGAATGTTAATTGTCTTTGTTATCTATGTGGGATTCCATTCTTCGAGGAGCTTGTTCTTATTGTTCTATCTATTTGTAACTGTAGAGATTTTGTGTTTTCCTTGTTGATGAataccttgttttctttttacaaactTTTTTCCTTCCGTTCCCTCTAACTGAAGGGCCCTGTCTActgtcctctgctcttccctTCCTTAAGGGAATCTTCCATCCATTCTGAACACgttttattttcctattctaCTGACTCATATACTGATACCTTCAGTCCTTGCATTACGACTGTACCCTAGTACCAGAATTTACCTATGTAGAGTGACATTTCTCAGAGCTGTGCAGTTCCTTCATTCTCAATATGTTATTAACTGAAATCATCGTTGCCCAAATCAgatatttttctccaatattctT
Coding sequences:
- the LOC136153719 gene encoding casein kinase I-like, which codes for MESSSRPKTDFTVGGRYKLVREIGCGSFGDVYLAIDLTSHEEVAVKLESQNARQPRLVHETELYNILQGGVGIPQIRWSGQDADSNVLVMDLLGPSLEDLFNFCSRKFTMKTVLMLADQMISRLEYVHTHNLIHRDIKPDNFLMGTGKQWKKLFLIDFGLAKKYRDSRTGQHISYRKGKRLTGTPPYASIRAHLGSEQSRRDDMESLGYVLMYFNRASLPWQGLQAATMKERYEKIREMKMATPVDVLCNGFPVEFAMYFKHCHGLSFEEAPDYTYLRQLFRLLFRTLNYQHDYAFDWIVLKQKAEQQAASSSGQCQQAQTPTGNETDKTKSEVKGS